The sequence GCCCGATACTATCTTCAGTTTTGACAAGAAGACTCAAACTCTCTTCACTTGCGACGCTTTTGGTATGCATTACTGTAGTGATGATACCTTTGATGTCAACTTAGAAGCAATCGAACCTGACTTCAAGTTCTACTACGATTGTTTAATGGGGCCAAATGCTCGCTCTTTATTGAATGCAATGAAGAGAATGGGTGACTTGGGCAAAATTAAAATTATTGCTAACGGTCACGGACCATTACTTTATCACAACTTGGATACTCTCAAAGAGTGTTATCAAAGTTGGAGTCAAAAACAAGCCAAAACCGAAACAATCATTGGTTTGTACTACGTCTCGGAATATGGATATAGCGACCGTTTAGCCCAGTCAATTGGTCACGGTATCCAGAAAACCGGTATCGGTGTAGAAATGTTGGATTTAACTACTACCGACCTCCAAGAAATCCAAGAATTAGCAGGCAGAGCAGCAGGTATCATCATCGGTATGCCTCCATCTCACAATACTGCCGCCCAAGCAGCTATTAGTTCTTTGCTAGCGGTAGTAAAAAATAAGCAAGTCATTGGACTCTATGAGTCATACGGTGGAGATGATGAGCCTATTGACACCTTGCGGAGAAAATTCCTCGAACATGGTGTAAGAGAAGCTTTTGAAGCAATCCGCATCAAAGAAGAACCCAACAATGACGTATTTAGAGCCGCTGACGAAGCTGGCAACGAAATGGGACAGTTGTTGGTACGCGAGCGCAACATCAAGCATCTTAAGTCAATCGATGCCGACTTAGAAAAAGCATTAGGTCGCATTAGTAACGGACTTTATGTAGTTACCACTAAAAAAGGTGACATCAAAGGTGCAATGGTTGCTTCCTGGATTGCTCAAGCAAGTCTACAGCCCTTAGGATTTACCGTAGCTATTGCTAAGGAAAGAGGAATTGAGTCTTCTCTACAGATAGGTGATAAATTCGTCCTCAACGTTCTCGAAGAAGGAAACTATCACGACCTCAAAAAGCATTTCCTCAAGCGTTTACTTCCCGGTGTTGATAGATTTGAGGGAGTAAAAACTCAAACAGCTAAAAACGGTAGTCCCATTCTTACAGATGCTTTGGCATACATGGAATGCGAAGTTAAGACCACTATGGAATGTAGCGACCACACATTGTTGTACTGTACCGTTTCCGAAGGTCGTATTTCCGATCCCGACGGAATGACAGCAGTTCGCCATCGTAAAGTTGGAACTTATTACTAATTTGTGAATGGGGAATTGGGCATGGGGCATAGGGCATGGGGCATTGGTAATTGGTAATTGGTAATTGAATTTCCCCTCTTCCCCATTCTTCCCCCTCTTCCCCTTCTCCCCGCCTCCCCTCTCTTTATTAAATTCCCTAAAAGCATCTACGTTCTTTTTTTTTGATTATTTTTTTGATTCTTAATCCTTTATTCTCTCCAACATAATTATGAGCAATTCCAATCCCCGCGATATGCAAATTGCATCAATTGCGACCGATACTAGGCTGATTAAAGCTCGCAGTTGGACGCGGTTACGATTTGAAATTGAATACGCATTAGCTAAGGGTTCTACTTCTAATTGTTATTTAATCGAGGGCGATAAAACTGCAATTGTTGACCCACCTCCAGAAACTTTTACCCATATTTATATGGAGGCTTTGCAGAAAATTCTAGATTTGCAAGAATTAGACTACGTAATTGTTGGACATTTTAATCCCAATCGCGTTGCCACTCTCAAAGCACTTTTAGAACGGGCACCGCAGTTAACCTTTGTTGCTTCTGTTCCCGGTGCAGCTAATTTACGCAAGACTTTCGGTGAAAATACCAAAATTATAGAAATGCGGGGTAAAGAAACCCTAGATTTAGGTAAAGGACATATTTTAAGAGGTATTCCTATTCCCAGTCCGCGCTGGCCTAGCGGACTTGCTACTTACGACCAACAAAGTCAAATTCTCTACTCAAATAAGTTATTTGGTACTCATGTCTGCGGTGAGGAAGTATTTGATGAAGACTGGGATATTCTCAAAGAAGACCAGCGCTATTATTATGACTGCTTGATGGCTCCCCACGCACCTCACGTAAAAGCCGCTCTGGAAAAAATTTCTGATTTGCCGGTGAGAATGTATGCTACAGTTCATGGACCTTTAGTCCGCT comes from Rivularia sp. PCC 7116 and encodes:
- a CDS encoding diflavin flavoprotein, whose amino-acid sequence is MVAVNENAQKRLTIQTVEIAPNTTAIRSLDWDRDRFDIEFGLQNGTTYNSYLIRGERTALVDTSHTKFREQYLETLKSLVNPKEIDYIIVSHTEPDHSGLVEDVLQIAPRATVLASKVALQFLENLVHDPFSKRIVKTGDSVDLGDGHEIQFVSAPNLHWPDTIFSFDKKTQTLFTCDAFGMHYCSDDTFDVNLEAIEPDFKFYYDCLMGPNARSLLNAMKRMGDLGKIKIIANGHGPLLYHNLDTLKECYQSWSQKQAKTETIIGLYYVSEYGYSDRLAQSIGHGIQKTGIGVEMLDLTTTDLQEIQELAGRAAGIIIGMPPSHNTAAQAAISSLLAVVKNKQVIGLYESYGGDDEPIDTLRRKFLEHGVREAFEAIRIKEEPNNDVFRAADEAGNEMGQLLVRERNIKHLKSIDADLEKALGRISNGLYVVTTKKGDIKGAMVASWIAQASLQPLGFTVAIAKERGIESSLQIGDKFVLNVLEEGNYHDLKKHFLKRLLPGVDRFEGVKTQTAKNGSPILTDALAYMECEVKTTMECSDHTLLYCTVSEGRISDPDGMTAVRHRKVGTYY